A stretch of Paludisphaera rhizosphaerae DNA encodes these proteins:
- a CDS encoding adenylate kinase family protein: MSEHNDRAAWFQGGEAHCSVKPEARKRAYRLVLLGPPGVGKGTQAELLCHKLGTCHLSTGDVFRAAACQDHPSPALQTALAAMKRGDLVSDGLVVTMVEERSVCLSCCGGFLLDGFPRTVMQAEALDELLDEQGVKLDAVLSYELPLSEIVDRLSGRRTCSKCKAVYHVTARPPQKEGVCDACGGSLIQREDDRPESIRVRMKAYEESTRPLADYYEKDGRLIRVSADGKPEEILERSIQALEERTVAVRS; the protein is encoded by the coding sequence ATGAGCGAGCACAACGATCGGGCGGCGTGGTTTCAGGGCGGCGAAGCCCATTGCAGCGTAAAGCCGGAGGCTCGGAAGCGGGCGTATCGGTTGGTTTTGCTGGGTCCGCCGGGGGTAGGCAAGGGAACGCAGGCTGAGTTGCTTTGCCACAAGCTGGGAACCTGCCATCTCTCCACGGGCGACGTTTTCCGGGCGGCGGCCTGCCAGGATCACCCGAGCCCGGCGCTCCAGACGGCCCTCGCCGCGATGAAGCGGGGGGATCTGGTGTCGGACGGGTTGGTCGTGACGATGGTCGAGGAGCGATCGGTCTGCCTGTCGTGCTGCGGCGGGTTCCTGCTGGACGGGTTCCCCCGGACGGTCATGCAGGCCGAGGCACTCGACGAATTGCTGGACGAACAGGGGGTGAAGCTCGACGCGGTCCTCTCGTATGAGTTGCCGCTGTCGGAGATCGTCGATCGCCTGAGCGGTCGGCGGACCTGCTCGAAGTGCAAGGCTGTCTACCACGTCACGGCTCGGCCTCCCCAAAAGGAGGGCGTCTGCGACGCCTGCGGCGGCTCCTTGATCCAGCGAGAGGACGACCGGCCGGAGTCGATCCGGGTCCGGATGAAAGCCTACGAGGAGAGCACCCGCCCCCTGGCCGACTATTACGAGAAGGACGGCCGCCTGATCCGCGTATCGGCCGACGGAAAGCCGGAGGAGATCCTGGAGCGGTCGATCCAGGCGCTGGAGGAGCGGACGGTGGCGGTGCGGAGTTGA
- a CDS encoding YiiX/YebB-like N1pC/P60 family cysteine hydrolase, which produces MTERMVPAGFHGNYWGPAATEARKDGRLPKITLTPQMQRWDEWGRKNLRSGDIVFRLGDARVAKGWFPMSRFLANASNSKFSHTGVVSVEDGEPFVYDTTRTSVARQPFCVWILDNVGHFGVKRLKPEYRSQIPQVVDYVHDVFEKQVPFDYELGLDDKALYCIELTEKAFRHAGLKLSDPIRLGDMERAAEFPVQMIGIAQASQFALKSPLTFEQEVFFPGNERHGIWSSDKLQVVVPPTFTPGYPFMADHGLPQDVASAN; this is translated from the coding sequence ATGACGGAACGAATGGTCCCCGCCGGCTTCCACGGCAATTACTGGGGACCCGCGGCCACGGAGGCCCGTAAGGATGGTCGTCTACCGAAGATCACGCTGACCCCTCAAATGCAGCGCTGGGATGAATGGGGTCGGAAAAACCTCCGGAGCGGCGACATCGTCTTCCGCCTTGGAGACGCTCGGGTGGCGAAGGGCTGGTTTCCGATGAGCCGGTTCCTGGCCAATGCCAGTAACAGTAAGTTCTCACACACGGGCGTGGTGTCGGTCGAGGACGGCGAGCCGTTCGTTTACGACACCACGCGGACGAGCGTCGCCCGCCAGCCGTTCTGTGTGTGGATTCTGGACAACGTCGGGCATTTCGGGGTCAAGCGGCTGAAGCCGGAATACCGGTCTCAGATCCCGCAAGTGGTCGACTATGTGCACGACGTGTTTGAAAAGCAGGTTCCGTTCGACTACGAGCTAGGGCTGGACGACAAGGCCCTGTACTGCATCGAGTTGACCGAGAAGGCGTTCCGTCACGCCGGGCTGAAGCTCTCCGACCCGATCCGGCTGGGCGACATGGAACGCGCTGCGGAGTTCCCTGTGCAGATGATCGGGATCGCGCAGGCCTCGCAGTTCGCGCTCAAGAGCCCGCTGACCTTCGAGCAGGAGGTCTTCTTCCCCGGCAACGAGCGGCACGGGATCTGGTCGTCCGACAAGCTCCAGGTCGTCGTTCCGCCCACGTTCACCCCGGGCTATCCGTTCATGGCGGACCACGGCCTGCCCCAGGACGTCGCTTCCGCGAACTGA
- a CDS encoding TIGR03067 domain-containing protein — protein sequence MSILLSAFVAMLLIDPEPSEKKDLDAIQGTWSVASMENEGRKQPRNPLFPVKLIFEKDEVLAQAGRRQPETQGTVKLDPKQTPKHYDFKTLGGVVVPGIYELDGDAFKVCLGSPGDRPSTFATQPGDRRTLIVYKREKPPQK from the coding sequence ATGTCTATTTTGCTGTCGGCCTTCGTCGCGATGCTGCTCATCGATCCAGAACCGTCTGAAAAGAAGGATCTCGACGCGATCCAGGGGACTTGGAGTGTCGCCTCAATGGAAAACGAAGGCCGGAAGCAGCCCAGGAATCCGCTCTTCCCCGTGAAGTTGATCTTTGAGAAAGACGAGGTCCTGGCGCAGGCGGGCCGGAGGCAGCCGGAGACACAGGGGACCGTCAAACTCGATCCAAAACAGACGCCGAAACACTACGACTTCAAGACGCTGGGAGGCGTCGTCGTCCCTGGGATCTATGAACTGGATGGCGACGCATTCAAAGTCTGCCTGGGAAGCCCGGGCGACCGACCGTCGACGTTCGCCACCCAACCCGGTGATCGACGGACCTTGATCGTCTACAAGCGAGAGAAGCCGCCGCAGAAGTGA
- a CDS encoding sodium:solute symporter family transporter: protein MTSVPLLAAAAPLISMGPLDVAIIAIYFVVVLGIGFYLKKYVSTGEDFFMAGRKMTAWIAGLSFISANLSSLETMGWSAMAYQYGMLGAHAYWFGAVPAILFLAVVMMPFYYICNTHSVPGYLKLRFDERTSALAGISFSFLTVLVSGASMFAMAKILNLLLGWDMNVSIWVSSLTVAVYVTLGGLISAVFNEVLQYFLIWFGSLLIPILGLIDAGGWSGLVQKIERNVPVIHPTVANANFTSLWQNLGSFDANPMGVDWIGIVFGLAVGVGFGYWCTDFLQVQRVIVAKDLRAAQNGTIIGAALKMCVPLIVTLPGLLGLAVLLHSDGSPMVLVSEADPRANITHRTYNDVLPLLMGRYLGPGLLGLGVTAMIAGFMSGMAGNASAFATVWTYDVYRTLIRKNASDAHYLAMGRWCSLLGIMMSVGTAYSLFYFSNILEFLQVLIFFFIVPLFGVVILGMLWKKATPTGAFVGFLTAILASMAMWAFVHTFPDGHRPSPTAFLDPGAVVRVEKTGEGDAAVIHRVIVEKGTVRTTNVPIEAPGETPWAAGDKTLEKEAAAPSKVTEKDKTVPVRLIAPGVTLADSNAADKFGAEGADVVLKPGVRVVASDVTQTFNPAEFNPAHAKYIARSEKAKPMAVNVYSSMWTLLICMSVLIVVSLFTTPKPESELHNLVMGLTPLPDDGPAPWYRSPKLWASVVAIVLVALNIIFW, encoded by the coding sequence GTGACGTCGGTTCCTCTTCTGGCCGCGGCCGCCCCTTTGATCTCGATGGGCCCGCTGGACGTGGCGATCATCGCCATCTACTTCGTCGTCGTGCTGGGGATCGGCTTCTATCTGAAGAAGTACGTCAGCACGGGCGAGGACTTCTTCATGGCCGGCCGGAAGATGACGGCCTGGATCGCGGGGTTGAGCTTCATCTCGGCGAACCTCAGTTCGCTGGAGACGATGGGCTGGTCGGCGATGGCCTATCAGTACGGGATGCTGGGCGCGCACGCCTACTGGTTCGGGGCCGTGCCGGCGATCCTGTTCCTGGCCGTGGTGATGATGCCCTTCTATTACATCTGCAACACGCACTCGGTTCCCGGCTATCTGAAGCTGCGGTTCGACGAGAGGACGAGTGCGCTGGCGGGGATCTCGTTCTCGTTCCTGACCGTGCTGGTGAGCGGGGCGAGCATGTTCGCGATGGCGAAGATCCTCAACCTGCTGCTGGGCTGGGACATGAACGTCAGCATCTGGGTCTCCTCGCTGACGGTGGCCGTGTACGTGACGCTCGGCGGCCTGATCTCGGCGGTCTTCAACGAGGTCTTGCAGTACTTCCTGATCTGGTTCGGGTCGTTGCTGATCCCGATCCTGGGTCTGATCGACGCCGGCGGCTGGAGCGGGCTGGTCCAGAAGATTGAGCGTAACGTGCCGGTGATCCATCCCACGGTGGCCAACGCCAACTTCACGAGCCTCTGGCAGAACCTCGGCTCGTTCGACGCCAACCCGATGGGGGTGGACTGGATCGGCATCGTCTTCGGCCTGGCGGTCGGGGTGGGGTTCGGCTACTGGTGCACCGACTTCCTGCAGGTGCAGCGGGTGATCGTGGCCAAGGATCTGCGAGCCGCTCAGAACGGGACGATCATCGGCGCGGCCTTGAAGATGTGCGTGCCATTGATCGTCACCCTGCCAGGACTGCTGGGGCTGGCGGTGCTCTTGCACTCGGACGGATCGCCGATGGTGCTCGTCTCCGAGGCCGACCCCCGGGCGAACATCACGCATCGGACGTACAACGACGTGCTTCCTTTATTAATGGGAAGATATCTTGGCCCCGGGCTGCTGGGACTTGGCGTAACGGCGATGATCGCCGGGTTCATGTCGGGGATGGCGGGGAACGCCAGCGCCTTCGCGACGGTCTGGACCTACGACGTTTACCGGACGCTGATCCGCAAGAACGCCAGCGACGCTCACTATCTGGCGATGGGGCGGTGGTGTTCGCTGCTGGGGATCATGATGTCGGTGGGGACGGCGTACTCGCTGTTCTACTTCTCGAACATCCTGGAGTTCCTCCAGGTCCTGATCTTCTTCTTCATCGTGCCGCTGTTCGGGGTGGTCATTCTGGGGATGCTCTGGAAGAAGGCGACGCCGACCGGGGCTTTCGTCGGTTTTCTGACGGCCATCCTGGCGTCGATGGCGATGTGGGCCTTCGTCCACACCTTCCCCGACGGCCACCGACCCTCGCCAACCGCGTTCCTCGACCCCGGCGCGGTGGTGCGGGTCGAGAAAACGGGCGAAGGCGACGCGGCGGTCATCCATCGCGTGATCGTCGAAAAGGGGACCGTCCGGACGACCAACGTCCCCATCGAGGCGCCCGGCGAGACCCCGTGGGCGGCAGGAGACAAGACGCTGGAGAAGGAGGCCGCCGCGCCTTCGAAGGTGACCGAGAAAGACAAGACGGTCCCCGTTCGCCTGATCGCGCCCGGCGTCACCCTGGCCGACTCGAATGCCGCCGACAAGTTCGGCGCGGAGGGGGCGGACGTGGTCTTGAAGCCGGGAGTGCGGGTGGTGGCCTCGGACGTGACGCAGACCTTCAATCCGGCCGAGTTCAACCCCGCTCACGCGAAGTACATCGCCCGGTCCGAGAAAGCCAAGCCGATGGCGGTCAACGTCTACAGCTCCATGTGGACGCTGCTCATCTGCATGTCGGTCCTGATTGTCGTAAGCCTGTTTACGACCCCCAAGCCCGAATCTGAGTTGCACAACCTCGTTATGGGCCTCACCCCCCTGCCCGACGACGGACCCGCCCCGTGGTATCGGTCGCCGAAGCTCTGGGCGAGCGTCGTGGCCATCGTGCTCGTCGCGCTGAACATCATCTTCTGGTGA
- a CDS encoding formylglycine-generating enzyme family protein has translation MKHPIGRLPLLKGVVASAAAVLALLYLVDRLRATFPRGDEAPTPVAKPALRPPEGPPVRINPDDLPRAGRERDDNGLGMRFCWCPPGSFQMGRLPDQLGRFRDVAIPVEVTLRHGFWMGKFEVTQAQWQSVMGATLREQRAKDPTQPRPVGDGTTRDHVGEGPDHPIYFVSHAESEEFCRKLTESERRAGRLEPGWEYRLPTEAEWEFACRAGTATATAFGDQPSSTQANFDGSRPVNGAPAGPYLRETTPVGRYPANAWGLHDMHGNVWEWCLDGYLPQPSGGVDPLQTSDSPDRVMRGGCWHNWGSMCLSTSRGSGKADQRGSGLGFRVVLALVGP, from the coding sequence GTGAAGCACCCCATCGGACGGCTTCCTCTTTTGAAGGGTGTTGTCGCATCCGCGGCGGCGGTTCTGGCGTTGCTCTATCTGGTCGACCGGTTGCGGGCGACTTTCCCGCGGGGCGACGAGGCACCCACCCCGGTGGCGAAACCGGCGCTGCGCCCCCCGGAAGGGCCGCCCGTTCGCATCAACCCCGACGACCTGCCCCGGGCTGGGAGGGAGCGGGACGACAACGGGCTGGGGATGAGGTTCTGCTGGTGTCCTCCCGGATCCTTCCAGATGGGGCGGCTCCCGGACCAACTGGGTCGATTTCGGGATGTCGCCATTCCCGTTGAGGTGACTCTTCGTCACGGCTTCTGGATGGGCAAGTTTGAGGTGACCCAGGCCCAGTGGCAAAGCGTCATGGGGGCGACCCTGCGCGAGCAGCGGGCCAAGGACCCGACCCAGCCCCGCCCCGTCGGGGACGGCACCACGCGCGACCACGTCGGCGAAGGCCCCGACCATCCCATCTACTTCGTCAGCCACGCCGAGTCCGAGGAGTTCTGTCGCAAACTCACCGAGTCCGAGCGCCGCGCGGGTCGGCTCGAGCCGGGGTGGGAATATCGGCTGCCGACCGAGGCCGAATGGGAGTTCGCCTGCCGAGCCGGAACCGCAACGGCCACGGCCTTCGGCGACCAGCCCAGCAGCACCCAGGCCAACTTCGACGGTTCCCGGCCCGTCAACGGCGCGCCCGCCGGCCCCTATCTCCGCGAGACGACCCCGGTGGGCCGCTACCCCGCCAACGCCTGGGGCCTCCACGACATGCACGGCAACGTCTGGGAATGGTGCCTCGACGGCTACCTCCCGCAGCCTTCGGGAGGCGTGGACCCGCTCCAAACCTCCGACTCGCCAGACCGGGTGATGCGCGGCGGTTGCTGGCACAACTGGGGTTCCATGTGCCTCTCGACGTCGCGAGGCTCGGGAAAGGCCGACCAGCGCGGCTCCGGCCTGGGCTTTCGAGTGGTTCTGGCGCTGGTCGGCCCCTGA
- a CDS encoding family 43 glycosylhydrolase, with product MKTRFIFAVALLPLDFWNEAVGQETPTTAAVHAAVAAPRPILDGFTADPSIRVFGDTYYVYPTSDKPNWLTTDFSVWSSKNLIDWKREGQILDVTKDLAWARIKAWAPDCIERDGRYFFYFCAEGMIGVATSDRPTGPFKDALGRPLIRKGGKVDVHQTIDPFAFIDDDGQAYLYFGNGPFAQVFRLKRDMITLDGDPTRIPLKEFREGIVVFKRNGKYYFMWSVDDARSPDYRVGWGVADTPFGPVQSPTEGFIVLKKNGPAVGTGHHGVVNVPGTDRWYVAYHRHAIPNGSGYQREVCLVRMEFNPDGSIRPMDPLSNPFPPGSLGEPISRP from the coding sequence ATGAAAACTCGCTTCATTTTCGCCGTCGCGTTATTACCCCTGGATTTCTGGAATGAGGCCGTTGGACAGGAGACGCCGACGACGGCCGCCGTCCACGCCGCAGTGGCCGCGCCGCGGCCGATCCTCGACGGTTTCACCGCCGACCCGTCCATCCGGGTGTTCGGGGACACGTATTACGTCTACCCGACATCCGACAAGCCGAACTGGCTGACGACGGATTTCTCGGTCTGGTCTTCGAAGAACCTGATCGACTGGAAGCGTGAGGGGCAAATCCTGGACGTCACCAAGGACCTGGCCTGGGCCCGGATCAAGGCGTGGGCCCCCGACTGCATCGAGCGCGACGGCAGGTACTTCTTCTACTTTTGCGCCGAGGGGATGATCGGCGTGGCGACGAGCGACCGGCCGACGGGGCCGTTCAAGGACGCGCTGGGGCGTCCGTTGATTCGCAAGGGGGGGAAGGTCGACGTCCACCAGACCATCGACCCCTTCGCCTTTATCGACGACGACGGTCAGGCCTACCTCTATTTCGGCAACGGTCCCTTCGCCCAGGTCTTCCGGCTGAAGCGAGACATGATCACCCTGGACGGCGACCCGACGCGGATCCCGCTCAAGGAGTTTCGCGAAGGCATCGTCGTCTTCAAGCGAAACGGCAAGTATTACTTCATGTGGTCGGTCGACGACGCCCGCAGCCCGGACTACCGCGTGGGTTGGGGCGTCGCCGACACCCCCTTCGGCCCGGTCCAATCGCCGACCGAGGGCTTTATCGTTCTGAAGAAGAACGGCCCGGCCGTCGGCACCGGGCATCACGGCGTCGTGAACGTCCCGGGGACGGACCGCTGGTACGTCGCCTACCACCGACACGCGATCCCCAACGGCAGCGGCTATCAACGAGAAGTCTGCCTCGTCCGCATGGAGTTCAACCCCGACGGCTCCATCCGCCCGATGGACCCGCTGTCGAACCCGTTCCCGCCTGGCTCCCTGGGTGAACCGATCTCACGACCGTAG
- a CDS encoding spermidine synthase: MVLSSISRKVPLGARGVLALGLVIAATIVSTGLIHVAMGQVPGQPLLDQKSKYSHMKVTRDGDVRTLWFVRANGQHVVESKVDLSRPDDLLVEYTRFMFLSYVFNPQPKRALIVGLGGGAMVHFLKAKDPSLKVDVVEIDPLVVSVADRFFGVRTEGNVDVKVGDGLLYLKEAKEKYDVIYMDAFLRPSAGTDLVGVPRHLKTEQFYDTIVRERLNPDGVVVFNLNPHPDINQDIRTIKKVFPNTYVFRLTGYEGFVVVASTSQKKWDEAAIDEETDRLDARFNAPFLFHPMVGGLQSR, encoded by the coding sequence ATGGTTTTGAGTTCGATCTCGCGGAAGGTCCCGCTGGGAGCGAGAGGCGTCCTGGCGTTGGGGCTGGTGATCGCGGCGACGATCGTCTCCACGGGTTTGATCCACGTGGCGATGGGGCAGGTTCCCGGTCAGCCCCTCCTTGATCAGAAGTCGAAGTACTCGCACATGAAGGTCACGCGCGACGGCGACGTCCGCACGCTTTGGTTCGTCCGGGCCAACGGCCAGCACGTCGTCGAGAGCAAGGTCGACCTGAGCCGGCCCGACGACCTGCTGGTCGAGTACACCCGCTTCATGTTCCTCAGCTACGTCTTCAACCCCCAGCCCAAGCGGGCGCTGATCGTGGGGCTTGGGGGCGGGGCGATGGTCCACTTCCTCAAGGCCAAGGATCCCAGCCTCAAGGTGGACGTCGTCGAGATCGACCCCCTGGTCGTCAGCGTCGCCGATCGCTTCTTCGGGGTCCGAACCGAGGGGAACGTCGACGTCAAGGTGGGCGACGGCTTGCTCTACCTGAAGGAGGCGAAGGAGAAGTACGACGTCATCTACATGGACGCCTTTCTCCGCCCCTCGGCCGGTACTGACCTGGTCGGGGTGCCCAGGCACCTGAAGACCGAGCAGTTCTACGACACGATCGTGCGTGAGCGGCTCAACCCCGACGGCGTCGTCGTCTTCAACCTCAACCCCCACCCGGATATCAACCAGGACATTCGGACCATCAAGAAGGTCTTCCCGAACACCTACGTGTTCCGACTCACCGGATACGAGGGATTCGTCGTCGTTGCCTCCACCTCCCAGAAGAAGTGGGACGAGGCCGCCATCGACGAGGAAACCGACCGACTCGACGCCCGCTTCAACGCCCCGTTCCTGTTCCACCCGATGGTCGGTGGTCTTCAGTCGCGTTGA
- a CDS encoding MOSC domain-containing protein, which yields MGRIVAILTSPASGSPVGDHPAVEVLAGRGIVGDRYATGQGFYSGMAEWDAQVTLIEREPFDAPGGEGLEPMDLRRNLVTLGVDLTSLVGRRFRIGERVVLYGRKPWPPCMHIVQTSGKVAIFKHLGRRCGIGADVLEGGEIRVGDAIVVENE from the coding sequence ATGGGCCGGATCGTCGCGATTCTCACATCCCCAGCCAGCGGCTCGCCCGTGGGCGACCACCCGGCGGTCGAGGTGCTGGCAGGTCGCGGGATCGTCGGCGACCGCTATGCGACGGGCCAGGGCTTCTATTCCGGGATGGCCGAGTGGGACGCCCAGGTGACGCTCATCGAACGCGAGCCCTTCGATGCGCCGGGCGGCGAGGGGTTGGAGCCGATGGACCTGCGGCGGAACCTCGTCACGCTCGGGGTCGACCTGACCTCTCTGGTTGGTCGACGCTTTCGGATCGGCGAACGGGTGGTCCTGTACGGCCGCAAGCCCTGGCCGCCGTGCATGCACATCGTGCAGACCTCCGGGAAGGTCGCGATCTTCAAGCACCTCGGCCGCCGTTGCGGGATCGGCGCCGACGTGCTCGAAGGGGGGGAGATCCGCGTCGGAGATGCGATCGTCGTTGAGAATGAATGA
- a CDS encoding DUF4132 domain-containing protein, whose product MGRADLRSPDELDELIETLLSEKPTGKYENSWYGIELADLESGKRLIALDREAQAKAVDRLVERLIDVDQRTLMLAKAAARSAVFLMSPEQRELNEERRLLLLGLVALMRRRLPFSEETVVALLNWIAQYPDPGPHTHPLGAIAKAVENLSGGSSPGEKVKHAGQAAVNRLKTQVVLNSDIRKPLGELVRLISDDEPIQIEPGEGWSDAALADLASMSPELRSAWTVLLATCQQGGTGSKPTAKWIKSVKPLIEAIGRDEFRSKFIRWGRLVGKNPPSLDRHPSEWSSPYDNPVIPPHVDLWKGLAWCAGLEADRELARALGALARSAYDLRILALGTAVATALGMMPGLDAIGQLAVLKLKVKLPAAQKQIEKALSAAAEREKLPRSEIEELAVPTYGLTEVGRRVETFGDYTAEIVVEGPDAHLRWSKAGKPIKSVPAALKKEHAEEVKELQAAVKDVGKMLTAQRERIDGLFLARKSWPFAAWRERYLNHPLVGGIARRLIWVFEDDGKPVAGAWLKDGIVGVDDAAMEGLGDSTRVSLWHPIDRTVEEVSTWRDWFDRHQVRQPFKQAYREVYVLTDAERNTRVYSNRFAAHILRQHQYHALCAARGWRNRLRMMVDDSYPPTSRDLPEWGLRAEFWVEGIGDNMTDSGAYAYLNTDQVRFYEIAAPQVEAHAGGGGYSAGWRQAQAEPVPLDRIPPLVLSEIFRDVDLFVGVASVGNDPNWSDGGPQGRHVDYWQSYSFGDLNANGKTRKDVLERLIPRLKIASRCSFSDKFLVVRGDIRTYKIHLGSGNILMEPNDQYLCIVPKRSTPEPQGQGVFLPFEGDNVLSIILSKALMLADDKKITDATITSQIGRK is encoded by the coding sequence ATGGGCAGGGCTGACTTGAGATCGCCTGACGAGTTGGACGAGTTGATCGAGACGCTTCTGAGCGAGAAGCCGACCGGCAAGTACGAAAACAGCTGGTACGGAATCGAACTGGCTGACCTTGAGAGCGGGAAGCGGCTTATCGCCCTGGATCGCGAAGCGCAGGCCAAGGCCGTCGATCGCCTCGTGGAACGCCTCATCGACGTCGATCAACGCACCTTGATGCTGGCGAAGGCGGCTGCTCGCTCAGCGGTATTCTTGATGAGCCCTGAGCAGCGAGAACTCAACGAGGAGCGGAGGCTTCTCCTCCTGGGCCTCGTCGCCCTGATGCGTCGCAGGCTCCCGTTCTCCGAGGAAACGGTCGTCGCTCTGTTGAACTGGATCGCTCAATACCCCGATCCCGGCCCACATACTCACCCCCTCGGGGCGATTGCGAAGGCCGTCGAGAATCTGAGTGGCGGCTCTTCGCCGGGAGAGAAGGTCAAGCACGCTGGCCAGGCCGCCGTGAATCGTCTGAAGACGCAGGTCGTACTCAACTCCGATATTCGCAAGCCTCTCGGAGAGCTGGTGAGACTGATCTCCGACGACGAACCGATCCAGATCGAGCCCGGCGAGGGCTGGTCCGACGCCGCACTCGCCGACCTCGCTTCCATGTCTCCGGAGCTACGGTCGGCCTGGACCGTCCTGCTCGCGACCTGTCAGCAGGGGGGCACGGGGAGCAAGCCGACGGCGAAGTGGATCAAGTCGGTCAAACCGCTGATCGAGGCCATCGGTCGGGATGAATTCCGCTCGAAGTTCATCCGTTGGGGAAGACTGGTCGGGAAGAACCCGCCAAGCCTGGACAGGCACCCGTCGGAATGGTCGTCGCCCTATGACAATCCGGTCATCCCGCCGCACGTCGACCTCTGGAAAGGCCTCGCCTGGTGCGCGGGGCTCGAAGCCGACCGAGAACTCGCAAGAGCGTTAGGCGCACTGGCGCGTTCGGCCTATGACCTGCGAATCCTCGCGCTGGGGACCGCCGTCGCGACGGCCCTCGGGATGATGCCTGGACTGGACGCGATCGGCCAACTTGCCGTCTTAAAGCTCAAGGTCAAGCTCCCCGCCGCCCAGAAGCAGATCGAAAAGGCCCTGTCCGCGGCCGCCGAACGCGAGAAGCTTCCACGAAGCGAGATCGAGGAGTTGGCCGTTCCGACTTACGGCCTGACCGAAGTCGGCCGCCGTGTGGAGACGTTCGGGGATTACACGGCCGAGATCGTCGTCGAGGGCCCCGACGCTCACCTGCGATGGAGCAAGGCGGGCAAGCCGATCAAGTCGGTCCCGGCCGCGTTGAAGAAGGAGCACGCGGAGGAGGTCAAGGAGTTGCAGGCCGCCGTCAAGGACGTGGGCAAGATGCTCACCGCCCAGCGCGAGCGGATCGACGGCCTCTTCCTCGCTCGCAAGTCCTGGCCGTTCGCGGCCTGGCGGGAACGGTATCTGAACCACCCCCTCGTCGGCGGGATCGCGCGAAGGCTGATCTGGGTTTTCGAGGACGACGGCAAGCCCGTCGCCGGCGCGTGGCTGAAGGACGGGATCGTCGGCGTCGACGACGCGGCGATGGAGGGGCTTGGCGATTCGACGAGGGTCTCGCTCTGGCACCCGATCGACAGGACCGTCGAGGAGGTGTCGACCTGGCGCGACTGGTTCGACCGCCATCAGGTCCGCCAGCCCTTCAAGCAGGCGTATCGCGAGGTCTACGTCCTCACCGATGCCGAGCGGAACACACGGGTGTACTCGAATCGGTTCGCCGCCCACATCCTCCGGCAGCACCAGTACCACGCCCTCTGCGCCGCCCGGGGATGGCGGAACCGGCTTCGGATGATGGTGGACGACTCGTATCCCCCGACCAGCCGCGACCTCCCCGAGTGGGGCCTCCGCGCCGAGTTCTGGGTGGAGGGGATCGGCGACAACATGACCGACTCCGGAGCGTACGCCTATCTGAACACCGATCAGGTCCGGTTCTACGAGATCGCGGCCCCTCAGGTGGAAGCCCACGCCGGCGGCGGAGGGTACTCGGCGGGTTGGAGACAGGCCCAGGCCGAGCCCGTTCCGCTCGACCGCATTCCGCCGCTGGTCCTCAGCGAGATCTTCCGCGACGTCGACCTGTTCGTCGGCGTGGCGAGCGTCGGCAACGACCCGAACTGGTCCGACGGCGGCCCCCAGGGACGCCACGTCGACTACTGGCAGAGCTACAGCTTCGGCGACCTCAACGCCAACGGCAAGACCCGCAAGGATGTGCTGGAGCGCTTGATCCCTCGGCTGAAGATCGCGTCCCGATGCTCGTTCAGCGACAAGTTCCTGGTCGTCCGCGGCGACATCCGGACCTACAAGATCCACCTGGGGAGCGGCAACATCCTGATGGAACCGAACGACCAGTACCTCTGCATCGTCCCCAAACGAAGCACGCCCGAACCCCAGGGCCAGGGCGTCTTCCTCCCCTTCGAAGGAGACAACGTCCTCTCCATCATTCTCAGCAAAGCCTTGATGCTCGCCGATGACAAGAAGATCACCGACGCCACCATCACCAGCCAGATCGGCCGGAAATGA